In Sphingomonas sp. M1-B02, the sequence CTAGCCGCATGACCCTTCTCATCCCGATCCTGGGCGACCAGCTTTCGCACGACCTCGTGTCGCTGCGCGACGTGGCGCCCGGCGATGCGGTGCTGCTGCTGATGGAAGTCGCCGAAGAGACGAGCTACGTGCGGCACCACAAGCGCAAGATCGCGCTGATCCTCTCGGCGATGCGCCATTTCGCCGAGGAATTGCGCGCGGCCGGCTGGACGGTCGATTATGTGCGGCTCGACGATCCCGCGAACAGCGGCAGCTTCACGGGCGAGATCGCGCGCGCGGTGGCGCGGCATCGAGCCGAGCGGATCCGCATCGTCGAGCCGGGCGAATGGCGGGTCAGGGTCATGATCGAGGGCTGGGCGACGCGCTTCGGCGTGCCCGTCGACATGCTTCCCGACGATCGCTTCATCTGCGGGATCCTCGAATTCCAGACCTGGGCGCAGGCGCGGGGCGAACTGACGATGGAATTTTTCTATCGCGACATGCGCCGCAAGACCGGCCTGCTGATGACCGCCGAGGGCAAGCCCGAGGACGGGCAATGGACTCTCGACAAGGAGAATCGCGCGCCGCCCAAGCGCGGGCTCAACTATCCCGAACCGATGCGCTTCGCCCCCGACGCAGTGACGGCGGAGGTGATGGAGATGGTGGCGGATCGCTTCGCGGGCCATTTCGGCAGGCTCGAAGGGTTCGCGCTGCCGGTGACCGCGGCGGATGCGCGCCGCGCGCTGGCGCATTTCGTGCGCACCGCGCTGCCCGATTTCGGCACTTACCAGGATGCGATGGTGACCGGGCAGGACTGGCTCTATCATAGCTGGCTGAGCCCGGCGCTGAACCTGGGGTTGCTGACGCCGCTCGAGGTGGCGCGGGCCGCCGCCGATGCCTATGCGGCCGGCGACGTGCCACTCAACGCCGCGGAAGGGTTCATCCGTCAGATCATCGGCTGGCGCGAATATGTCCGGGGCTATTATTGGCTCGAAATGCCCGAGGTAGCGCAGGCGAATGCGCTGGAGGCCGTGCGTCCGCTGCCCGAATTCTACTGGACCGGCGAGACCGAGATGCTTTGCATGGCCGAGGCGGTGCGCAACAGCCGCGACAATGGCTATGCCCACCATATCCAGCGGCTGATGGTGCTCGGCAATTTCGCGATGCTCGTAGGCGTGCGGCCGCAGGACGTCGCCGACTGGTTTCTGGTGGTCTATGCCGATGCCTATGAATGGGTCGAACTGCCCAACGTGCTGGGCATGAGCCAGCATGCCGATGGCGGGCGGCTGGCGACCAAGCCCTATGCCGGCGGCGGCGCCTATATCGATCGCATGTCGGACCATTGCCGCCCGTGCCGCTACAATGTGAAGCTGAAGACGGGGCCCGATGCCTGCCCGTTCAACGCGCTCTATTGGGATTTCCTGGCGCGGCATGAGCGGCGCTTCCGGCGCAATCGCCGCATGGTCCAGATGTATGCGAACTGGGACCGGATGCAGCCGGAGGTGCGTGAGGCCCATCGGGCCAGCGCCGCCGCGTTCCTCGAGACGCTCGAACCCGCCGCGCCGGGCTGGGCGCGATGATCCTTCTCTCTGACTCACAGCGGACCCCGATATGACCGAAACCTCGCTCGTCTGGCTGCGCCAGGATCTTCGCCTGGCGGACCAGCCCGCTCTTGCCGCCGCCGCCGAGGCGGGGGTCGTGATCCCGGTCTTTGTTCTCGACGACGAGACGCCGGGACCGCGCTGCCGGATGGGCGGCGCGCAGCGCTGGTGGCTGCACGGGTCGCTCGAGCGGCTGGCTGTCGACCTCGAGGCGGTAGGATCGCGGCTGGTGCTGCGGCGGGGCAGGGCCGATGTCGAGCTGGTAAGGCTTGCCGAGGAGGTCGGTGCGACGGGCATTCATGCGTTGCGCCATGCCGAGCCCTGGTGGCGCAAGATCGAGGAAGCGCTGGGCGACCGGCTGACGCTCCACGACGGCAACAATCTCGCACCGCTGCGCCATATCGTCACCGGCGGTGGCCAGCCCTATCGGATCTATTCGGCTTTCTGGCGCGCGCTGCAGATGCAGATGCCGCCCCCGCCGCCGCTGCCTGCGCCGACCCGTCTTGCCGCACCCGAGCGCTGGCCGCATTCGGATTCGCTCGACAGCTGGGCGCTGCGGCCGACGAGGCCCGATTGGGCGACCGGCTTCGACATGGTGCCGGGTGAGGCCGAGGCGGCGCGGCGGCTGTCCGACTTCGTCGATCGGGTCGACGAATACGAAGTGGATCGCAACCTCCCCGGCTCGGAAGGTACGTCGCGCCTGTCGCCGCATCTCCACTTCGGCGAGATATCGCCGGCGACGGTCTGGCACGGCGTGGAAGGCCAGGCGCAGTCGGAAAAGTTTCGCAAGGAGCTCGCCTGGCGCGATTTCACCCAAGGGGTGACGCTGGCGCTGTCCGATTATGCGCGGACCAACGGCAACCGCAGATATGATGCGCTCGGCTGGCGCCAGGGCCCGGAAGCCGAGGCCGATCTGCGCGCCTGGCAGCAGGGGCGGACCGGCTATCCGATCGTCGATGCCGGGATGCGCCAGCTGTGGGCGACGGGCTGGATGCACAATCGCGTGCGGATGATCACCGCCTCCTTCCTGGTGAAGCATCTCCTCATCGACTGGCGGCGCGGCTGGGAATGGTATTGGGACACGTTGCTCGATGCCGACTACGGCAACAACAGCGTGAACTGGCAGTGGGTCGCCGGTACCGGAGTGGATGCCAACATGTTCAGCCGGATCATGGCGCCGCTCGTCCAGAGCGAGAAGTTCGATGCGGGGGACTATATCCGCGCCTGGGTGCCCGAGCTGGCCGGAGTGCGGGGCGCCGCGATCCACGATCCCGGCCCGGTGAACCGCTATCCCGCCAAGATCGTCGAGCATCGCGAGGGACGCGAGCGGGCTTTGGCCGCGGCTCGGATGCTGCGTTAGGGGCTATTGCTCCGAGGTTGCGGCCGGGGTGTGGGGCTGCGCGCTCTGGAAGGTTGCCCAGTCGCTTGTCCCGCCCGGATGCGGCGGGTCGCCGGCCCTGCTTTCGGGCTCGTCGGACAGGCCTGCCCGGCGCCGATGCAAATGGACTTTGGCAATCATGTTCGCGGTGATCGGCGCGGTGATGAACAGGAACAGGGTGATCAGCAGCTCATGCGCCGACCAGGTGCCGCGCTCGAGCTGGAAGAACAGAACCGACGCGACCAGCATCGCGCCGAGCCCGAGGGTGGTCGCCTTGGTCGGCCCGTGCAGCCGCTCCATCACGCTCGACAGGCGCACGATCCCCCAGCTGCCGACGAGCGCGAAGGCGCCGCCGAGGACAATGAGCGCCGAGATGGCGATCTGGATGAGCAACTCCATCCTTTACTCCACGATGTCGCCGCGCAGGACGAACTTGCAATAGGCCACGGTGCTGACGAAGCCGACCATCGCGAGAAGCAAGGCCGCTTCGAAATAGGTATCGTTCGCGCCGGCGATGCCGCTGAGCACGATGAGCGCGATCGCGTTGATCACCATCGTGTCGAGCGCCATGATTCGATCGCCGGGCGAGGGGCCCTTGAACAGCCGATACAGGTTGAGCGCGAAGGCGAGGCCGACGCAGGCGAAAGCGAAGGTGAGAGCTGCGGCGATCATGCGAATACCTGCATCAGCCGCTTTTCGTAACGCTGCTTGATCCGGGCGACTTCGGCTGCCTCGTCCGCGACATCGAGCGCGTGGACGAGCAGGAAGCGTCCGTCGGCGGACACGTCCGACGAGACGGTGCCCGGGGTCAGGCTGATCGTGCCGGCGAGGACGGTGATCGCCTCGGGCGTCGTCAGGCTGATCGGGATGACGAGCCAGCGCGAACGCAGATCGCGGTTGCGGCGGAACAGGATCAGCC encodes:
- a CDS encoding cryptochrome/photolyase family protein is translated as MTLLIPILGDQLSHDLVSLRDVAPGDAVLLLMEVAEETSYVRHHKRKIALILSAMRHFAEELRAAGWTVDYVRLDDPANSGSFTGEIARAVARHRAERIRIVEPGEWRVRVMIEGWATRFGVPVDMLPDDRFICGILEFQTWAQARGELTMEFFYRDMRRKTGLLMTAEGKPEDGQWTLDKENRAPPKRGLNYPEPMRFAPDAVTAEVMEMVADRFAGHFGRLEGFALPVTAADARRALAHFVRTALPDFGTYQDAMVTGQDWLYHSWLSPALNLGLLTPLEVARAAADAYAAGDVPLNAAEGFIRQIIGWREYVRGYYWLEMPEVAQANALEAVRPLPEFYWTGETEMLCMAEAVRNSRDNGYAHHIQRLMVLGNFAMLVGVRPQDVADWFLVVYADAYEWVELPNVLGMSQHADGGRLATKPYAGGGAYIDRMSDHCRPCRYNVKLKTGPDACPFNALYWDFLARHERRFRRNRRMVQMYANWDRMQPEVREAHRASAAAFLETLEPAAPGWAR
- a CDS encoding cryptochrome/photolyase family protein, with the translated sequence MTETSLVWLRQDLRLADQPALAAAAEAGVVIPVFVLDDETPGPRCRMGGAQRWWLHGSLERLAVDLEAVGSRLVLRRGRADVELVRLAEEVGATGIHALRHAEPWWRKIEEALGDRLTLHDGNNLAPLRHIVTGGGQPYRIYSAFWRALQMQMPPPPPLPAPTRLAAPERWPHSDSLDSWALRPTRPDWATGFDMVPGEAEAARRLSDFVDRVDEYEVDRNLPGSEGTSRLSPHLHFGEISPATVWHGVEGQAQSEKFRKELAWRDFTQGVTLALSDYARTNGNRRYDALGWRQGPEAEADLRAWQQGRTGYPIVDAGMRQLWATGWMHNRVRMITASFLVKHLLIDWRRGWEWYWDTLLDADYGNNSVNWQWVAGTGVDANMFSRIMAPLVQSEKFDAGDYIRAWVPELAGVRGAAIHDPGPVNRYPAKIVEHREGRERALAAARMLR
- a CDS encoding Na+/H+ antiporter subunit G, translated to MELLIQIAISALIVLGGAFALVGSWGIVRLSSVMERLHGPTKATTLGLGAMLVASVLFFQLERGTWSAHELLITLFLFITAPITANMIAKVHLHRRRAGLSDEPESRAGDPPHPGGTSDWATFQSAQPHTPAATSEQ
- a CDS encoding K+/H+ antiporter subunit F, which codes for MIAAALTFAFACVGLAFALNLYRLFKGPSPGDRIMALDTMVINAIALIVLSGIAGANDTYFEAALLLAMVGFVSTVAYCKFVLRGDIVE
- a CDS encoding Na+/H+ antiporter subunit E, with amino-acid sequence MRRLIPHPALSVLLAIVWLLMANSITVGGIVLGLIFGILLPIFTAPFWPDRPRVRFGLAALGYVAIVLWDIVIANFQIAWLILFRRNRDLRSRWLVIPISLTTPEAITVLAGTISLTPGTVSSDVSADGRFLLVHALDVADEAAEVARIKQRYEKRLMQVFA